The genomic DNA TCTCTGCGCCCGAAGCCCCTGTGCTTGCGGTCCCTGTGCCCGAGGTTTCTGCGCCCGCGGTCTCTGCGGGAAAGCGTGCCACGACGCGGAAACCGCCGCCCTCCCGGGGGCCCGCGCTGAACATGCCGCCGGCTTCCTTCACCCGGTTCCGCATCCCGGTCAGCCCCCGGCCCTCGGCCGTTCCTGAGGCGCCGTTCCCCCGGTCGGCGATCTCCAGCACGAACGCGCACGGATCACTGGCCAATCGGACCAGGGCCCTGGTCGGACCGGCGTGCCGCAGGACGTTGGTCAACGACTCGCGCACGACCCGGTAGACCGTGCCTTCGAGGTGCGCGGGGACATCCGGCCTGGCCGGTTCGACGTCGACGGGCAGCCCGGCCGCGCGCACCCCGTGGATCAGCGCGGGCAGGTCGTGGTCTGCGGCGGTGGGGTCGATGAGGTCGAGCGCGGAGCGGAGCTGGTTGAGCGCCTGCATGCTGGTCGAACGGATCGCCTCCAGTGACTCGCGGGCCTGGTCGGGGCGCTCGTCGAGCATGAGCAGGGCGACCCCGGCCTGCATGGCGATGGTGGCGAGGCCGTGTCCGGCCACGTCGTGCACCTCCCCGGCGATGCGGGCCCGCTCCGAGGCGATCAGCTCCCGCGCGCTCAGGGCGGCCTGCGCCGTCCCGGTGACCGGGCCGGGGCGGGGCGCGACCACCGCGTCGGCCGCCGTCCGCAGGGGCTCCGCGACCGTCGCCGTCCGCGTCGCCCCTGCCGTACGTGTCGCCCTCGCGGGCTCCGCGTCCGTCGTCGTATGCGGCGGCATCGACGTCGACGTCCGCGTCGCCGCCTTCACGAGCAGCGCCGGGTGGGCCGGGATCCGGGCCGCAGCGCCGGCGGCGTCCGTGGTCTGGCCGGCCGGCGTGCCGATGCCGAGAGCCCGGCCCGCCGAGGTGCCCGTGCTCAGCGACTGGTCGGCCGTGCCGTGGGCCTGGGCGAGGCCACTGAACGGCCACGGGATGGCCAGCCAGCCCACCCACGCCAGCATGAGGATGACCGG from Streptosporangium sp. NBC_01756 includes the following:
- a CDS encoding sensor histidine kinase is translated as MTEHTHPDGRQRVSFAAAAAALSRLGRLRDLPVILMLAWVGWLAIPWPFSGLAQAHGTADQSLSTGTSAGRALGIGTPAGQTTDAAGAAARIPAHPALLVKAATRTSTSMPPHTTTDAEPARATRTAGATRTATVAEPLRTAADAVVAPRPGPVTGTAQAALSARELIASERARIAGEVHDVAGHGLATIAMQAGVALLMLDERPDQARESLEAIRSTSMQALNQLRSALDLIDPTAADHDLPALIHGVRAAGLPVDVEPARPDVPAHLEGTVYRVVRESLTNVLRHAGPTRALVRLASDPCAFVLEIADRGNGASGTAEGRGLTGMRNRVKEAGGMFSAGPREGGGFRVVARFPAETAGAETSGTGTASTGASGAETAGSGTASTGIASTGASGAETSGAGTV